One Carassius auratus strain Wakin chromosome 44, ASM336829v1, whole genome shotgun sequence genomic window carries:
- the LOC113062192 gene encoding oxidation resistance protein 1-like isoform X1: MFSTKRLKKKSQSVDIPNEGYAGSLVKDLLASPLIQNVARTAISEEKGINTAFIQKTRSPRRGELKRGYTIDTGQKKCALERKDVRRISFQRPKGTMEYVVESRDTLNSIALKFDTTPNELVQLNKLFSRAVVPGKVLYVPDPEYISSAESSPSLSPISPLSPTSSEADLEKATTVSGDVRRRHSTSGPGHGPPRPARVVSSTSEEEEALTEKFIKMNCKYISDGKGVVSGVLLVTPNNIMFDPHKSDRLVQERGCEEYGIMCPLEEVQSAAMCREITDIRVRELVPVDLELEPSVTEVSHLKRAPRLNAANAAHRIRETGNDSTSTAPRSTEASLSEDVFTESELSPVRDDALATSSDELQQIKSSGASSESVLTINQSTTATEEPSLLNKKDVKEDVHDAETEGTGWRDSGIEQSLNTTDLSSKVVSENVLESKKLDQPAYQAKSRTTSESLCSDTVAVEDFAKAHEKQKSMEAQTMQTTNDMKEGEQGMANDFTPAKVIGADEEQSTEEVVPGPKGKQKSNSHKFLCLRVGRAMRKTFLSYASASMQQYAQRDRKHEYWFAVPSERSDHLYAFFVQWTPEVYGEGLGGLTREPRFVVVKKSQDAESGEHDKPVPDITFKDWEVVSVTEYYRRIDALNSEDLRSLCKRLQITTKEEVNSKHMLKSDPEPESFRPSLNEPSVLLQPDQIEKLAKHLPPRTIGYPWSLAFSTSKHGMSIKSLYRAMQGQESPVLMVIKDSDGQLFGALASEPLKVSDSFYGTGETFVFTFCPEFEVFKWTGDNMFFVKGDMDSLAFGGGGGEFGLWLDGDLYHGRTHSCKTFGNPMLSKTEDFYVQDIEIWAFE; the protein is encoded by the exons ACACCGGGCAGAAAAAGTGTGCGCTGGAGAGGAAAGATGTGCGGAGGATATCCTTCCAGAGGCCCAAAGGCACCATGGAGTATGTG GTGGAGTCCCGGGACACACTCAACAGCATCGCGTTGAAGTTTGACACGACTCCCAATGAGCTCGTCCAACTCAACAAACTCTTCTCTCGCGCTGTGGTCCCTGGCAAG GTGCTGTATGTCCCTGATCCGGAATACATCTCCAGTGCGGAGAGCTCTCCCTCACTCAGTCCCATCAGCCCCCTCTCTCCCACCTCTTCAGAGGCTGATCTGGAGAAGGCCACCACA GTTTCAGGTGATGTCCGTCGGAGGCACAGCACCTCCGGCCCAGGCCATGGCCCCCCTCGGCCAGCCAGAGTGGTTTCATCCACCTCCGAGGAGGAAGAGGCGCTTACAGAAaagttcattaaaatgaactgcaaATACATCTCGGATGGCAAG GGTGTAGTCAGTGGTGTTCTGTTGGTCACCCCAAACAACATCATGTTTGACCCTCATAAGTCAGACCGGCTGGTGCAGGAGCGAGGATGTGAGGAGTACGGGATCATGTGCCCGCTGGAGGAGGTGCAGTCTGCTGCCATGTGCAGGGAAATCACCGACATCAGGGTCCGAGAGCTTGTGCCAGT AGATCTGGAGCTAGAGCCTTCTGTTACTGAGGTCAGCCATCTGAAGCGGGCGCCACGTCTCAATGCAGCCAATGCAGCACACAGAATCCGTGAGACGGGCAACGACAGCACCAGTACGGCCCCTCGCAGCACAGAAGCTTCTCTGTCCGAAGATGTTTTTACAGAGTCCGAACTCTCTCCAGTCCGTGATGATGCCCTTGCAACATCTTCCGACGAGCTGCAGCAGATAAAGTCCTCTGGTGCATCTTCGGAATCAGTTCTAACCATCAACCAGTCCACAACAGCCACTGAAGAACCTTCATTGCTCAACAAAAAGGATGTAAAAGAAGATGTTCACGATGCAGAAACTGAGGGAACAGGATGGAGGGATAGTGGCATTGAACAGAGTCTTAATACTACAGATTTATCCAGTAAGGTGGTGTCTGAGAACGTTCTGGAGAGCAAAAAATTGGACCAGCCTGCGTATCAGGCCAAATCACGCACCACATCTGAGTCACTTTGTTCAGACACTGTGGCTGTTGAGGATTTTGCAAAAGCCCATGAGAAACAAAAGAGCATGGAAGCTCAGACTATGCAAACAACCAATGATATGAAGGAAGGAGAACAAGGGATGGCCAATGACTTCACACCAGCTAAAGTGATTGGAGCAGATGAGGAACAGAGTACAGAGGAAG TTGTGCCAGGACCCAAAGGCAAGCAGAAGTCCAATTCACACAAGTTCCTGTGCCTGCGGGTTGGAAGGGCCATGCGGAAGACCTTTCTTTCCTACGCCAGTGCCTCCATGCAGCAGTATGCCCAAAGAGACAGGAAGCACGAGTACTGGTTCGCCGTTCCTTCTGAGAG ATCAGACCACTTGTATGCGTTCTTTGTCCAGTGGACCCCTGAAGTGTATGGAGAAGGGTTGGGTGGACTAACGCGAGAGCCTAGGTTTGTAGTGGTTAAAAAGAGCCAGGATGCTGAAAGCGGGGAGCATGACAAACCAGTACCTGATATCACATTCAAAGACTGGGAG GTAGTTTCTGTGACTGAGTACTACCGGCGGATAGATGCGCTAAACAGTGAGGACCTGCGCTCGCTCTGCAAACGTCTTCAG ATCACAACCAAGGAAGAGGTGAACTCCAAACACATGCTGAAGAGTGACCCAGAACCCGAATCATTCAGGCCCAGTCTGAACGAGCCCAGTGTCCTGCTGCAACCTGATCAGATCGAGAAG CTGGCCAAACACCTCCCCCCTAGGACGATCGGCTATCCCTGGTCTCTGGCATTCAGCACATCCAAACACGGCATGAGCATCAAGAGCCTGTACCGTGCCATGCAGGGCCAGGAGTCTCCGGTCCTGATGGTGATCAAGGACAGTGATGGACAG CTGTTTGGAGCCCTCGCTTCAGAGCCATTGAAAGTCAGTGACAGCTTCTATGGTACCGGAGAGACGTTCGTTTTCACCTTCTGTCCAGAATTTGAG GTCTTCAAATGGACTGGTGACAATATGTTCTTCGTCAAAGGAGATATGGACTCCTTAGCTTTTGGCGGTGGAGG GGGTGAATTCGGGCTGTGGTTGGATGGCGACCTCTATCATGGCAGAACTCACTCGTGTAAGACCTTTGGAAATCCGATGCTCTCGAAAACGGAGGACTTCTATGTGCAGGACATTGAAATATGGGCCTTTGAATAA
- the LOC113062192 gene encoding oxidation resistance protein 1-like isoform X2, producing the protein MFSTKRLKKKSQSVDIPNEGYAGSLVKDLLASPLIQNVARTAISEEKGINTAFIQKTRSPRRGELKRGYTIDTGQKKCALERKDVRRISFQRPKGTMEYVVESRDTLNSIALKFDTTPNELVQLNKLFSRAVVPGKVLYVPDPEYISSAESSPSLSPISPLSPTSSEADLEKATTVSGDVRRRHSTSGPGHGPPRPARVVSSTSEEEEALTEKFIKMNCKYISDGKGVVSGVLLVTPNNIMFDPHKSDRLVQERGCEEYGIMCPLEEVQSAAMCREITDIRVRELVPVDLELEPSVTEVSHLKRAPRLNAANAAHRIRETGNDSTSTAPRSTEASLSEDVFTESELSPVRDDALATSSDELQQIKSSGASSESVLTINQSTTATEEPSLLNKKDVKEDVHDAETEGTGWRDSGIEQSLNTTDLSSKVVSENVLESKKLDQPAYQAKSRTTSESLCSDTVAVEDFAKAHEKQKSMEAQTMQTTNDMKEGEQGMANDFTPAKVIGADEEQSTEEVVPGPKGKQKSNSHKFLCLRVGRAMRKTFLSYASASMQQYAQRDRKHEYWFAVPSERSDHLYAFFVQWTPEVYGEGLGGLTREPRFVVVKKSQDAESGEHDKPVPDITFKDWEITTKEEVNSKHMLKSDPEPESFRPSLNEPSVLLQPDQIEKLAKHLPPRTIGYPWSLAFSTSKHGMSIKSLYRAMQGQESPVLMVIKDSDGQLFGALASEPLKVSDSFYGTGETFVFTFCPEFEVFKWTGDNMFFVKGDMDSLAFGGGGGEFGLWLDGDLYHGRTHSCKTFGNPMLSKTEDFYVQDIEIWAFE; encoded by the exons ACACCGGGCAGAAAAAGTGTGCGCTGGAGAGGAAAGATGTGCGGAGGATATCCTTCCAGAGGCCCAAAGGCACCATGGAGTATGTG GTGGAGTCCCGGGACACACTCAACAGCATCGCGTTGAAGTTTGACACGACTCCCAATGAGCTCGTCCAACTCAACAAACTCTTCTCTCGCGCTGTGGTCCCTGGCAAG GTGCTGTATGTCCCTGATCCGGAATACATCTCCAGTGCGGAGAGCTCTCCCTCACTCAGTCCCATCAGCCCCCTCTCTCCCACCTCTTCAGAGGCTGATCTGGAGAAGGCCACCACA GTTTCAGGTGATGTCCGTCGGAGGCACAGCACCTCCGGCCCAGGCCATGGCCCCCCTCGGCCAGCCAGAGTGGTTTCATCCACCTCCGAGGAGGAAGAGGCGCTTACAGAAaagttcattaaaatgaactgcaaATACATCTCGGATGGCAAG GGTGTAGTCAGTGGTGTTCTGTTGGTCACCCCAAACAACATCATGTTTGACCCTCATAAGTCAGACCGGCTGGTGCAGGAGCGAGGATGTGAGGAGTACGGGATCATGTGCCCGCTGGAGGAGGTGCAGTCTGCTGCCATGTGCAGGGAAATCACCGACATCAGGGTCCGAGAGCTTGTGCCAGT AGATCTGGAGCTAGAGCCTTCTGTTACTGAGGTCAGCCATCTGAAGCGGGCGCCACGTCTCAATGCAGCCAATGCAGCACACAGAATCCGTGAGACGGGCAACGACAGCACCAGTACGGCCCCTCGCAGCACAGAAGCTTCTCTGTCCGAAGATGTTTTTACAGAGTCCGAACTCTCTCCAGTCCGTGATGATGCCCTTGCAACATCTTCCGACGAGCTGCAGCAGATAAAGTCCTCTGGTGCATCTTCGGAATCAGTTCTAACCATCAACCAGTCCACAACAGCCACTGAAGAACCTTCATTGCTCAACAAAAAGGATGTAAAAGAAGATGTTCACGATGCAGAAACTGAGGGAACAGGATGGAGGGATAGTGGCATTGAACAGAGTCTTAATACTACAGATTTATCCAGTAAGGTGGTGTCTGAGAACGTTCTGGAGAGCAAAAAATTGGACCAGCCTGCGTATCAGGCCAAATCACGCACCACATCTGAGTCACTTTGTTCAGACACTGTGGCTGTTGAGGATTTTGCAAAAGCCCATGAGAAACAAAAGAGCATGGAAGCTCAGACTATGCAAACAACCAATGATATGAAGGAAGGAGAACAAGGGATGGCCAATGACTTCACACCAGCTAAAGTGATTGGAGCAGATGAGGAACAGAGTACAGAGGAAG TTGTGCCAGGACCCAAAGGCAAGCAGAAGTCCAATTCACACAAGTTCCTGTGCCTGCGGGTTGGAAGGGCCATGCGGAAGACCTTTCTTTCCTACGCCAGTGCCTCCATGCAGCAGTATGCCCAAAGAGACAGGAAGCACGAGTACTGGTTCGCCGTTCCTTCTGAGAG ATCAGACCACTTGTATGCGTTCTTTGTCCAGTGGACCCCTGAAGTGTATGGAGAAGGGTTGGGTGGACTAACGCGAGAGCCTAGGTTTGTAGTGGTTAAAAAGAGCCAGGATGCTGAAAGCGGGGAGCATGACAAACCAGTACCTGATATCACATTCAAAGACTGGGAG ATCACAACCAAGGAAGAGGTGAACTCCAAACACATGCTGAAGAGTGACCCAGAACCCGAATCATTCAGGCCCAGTCTGAACGAGCCCAGTGTCCTGCTGCAACCTGATCAGATCGAGAAG CTGGCCAAACACCTCCCCCCTAGGACGATCGGCTATCCCTGGTCTCTGGCATTCAGCACATCCAAACACGGCATGAGCATCAAGAGCCTGTACCGTGCCATGCAGGGCCAGGAGTCTCCGGTCCTGATGGTGATCAAGGACAGTGATGGACAG CTGTTTGGAGCCCTCGCTTCAGAGCCATTGAAAGTCAGTGACAGCTTCTATGGTACCGGAGAGACGTTCGTTTTCACCTTCTGTCCAGAATTTGAG GTCTTCAAATGGACTGGTGACAATATGTTCTTCGTCAAAGGAGATATGGACTCCTTAGCTTTTGGCGGTGGAGG GGGTGAATTCGGGCTGTGGTTGGATGGCGACCTCTATCATGGCAGAACTCACTCGTGTAAGACCTTTGGAAATCCGATGCTCTCGAAAACGGAGGACTTCTATGTGCAGGACATTGAAATATGGGCCTTTGAATAA